One stretch of Vulpes lagopus strain Blue_001 chromosome 12, ASM1834538v1, whole genome shotgun sequence DNA includes these proteins:
- the CUEDC1 gene encoding LOW QUALITY PROTEIN: CUE domain-containing protein 1 (The sequence of the model RefSeq protein was modified relative to this genomic sequence to represent the inferred CDS: deleted 1 base in 1 codon), which translates to MTSLFRRSSGGAGAAAGGGGGGGGGAAGARGAGPGGDAAASQELNNSRPARQVRRLEFNQAMDDFKTMFPSMDYDIIECVLRANSGAVDATIDQLLQMNLEGGGGGEDSSDSEGSIPPEILERTLEPDSSDEEPPPVYSPPAYHMHMFDRPYPLAPPTPPPRIHVLGSGPASSQRRYRNWNPPLLGNLPDDFLRILPQQLDSIQGNPGASKPGSREGGLPPVAGPGSRDQENRWKQYLEDERIALFLQNEEFMKELQRNRDFLLALERDRLKYESQKSKSSSSVAVGNDLGFPPPAPGTSDANPAVSEDALFRDKLKHMGKSTRRKLFELARAFSEKTRMRKSKRKHLSKHQSLGAAVSTANLLDDVEGHTCDEDFRGRRQEVPKAEEALREGQ; encoded by the exons ATGACCAGCCTGTTCCGCCGGAGtagcggc ggggcgggggcggcggcgggcggcggcggcgggggcggcgggggcgcggcgggggcgcgcggggccgggcccgggggcgACGCGGCCGCCTCGCAGGAGCTCAACAACAGCCGGCCCGCCCGCCAGGTGCGCCGCCTCGAGTTCAACCAGGCCATGGACGACTTCAAGACCATGTTCCCCAGCATGGACTACGACATCATCGAGTGCGTGCTGCGCGCCAACAGCGGTGCGGTGGACGCCACCATCGACCAGCTGCTGCAGATGAACCtggagggcggcggcgggggcgagGACAGCTCAGACTCGGAGGGCAGCATCCCCCCGGAG ATCTTGGAAAGGACTTTGGAACCTGATAGCTCTGATGAAGAACCCCCGCCTGTCTACTCCCCGCCAGCCTACCACATGCACATGTTTGACAGACCTTACCCTCTGGCTCCCCCTACTCCACCGCCCCG CATCCATGTCCTGGGCTCTGGACCCGCTTCGAGCCAGAGACGCTATCGTAACTGGAACCCACCCCTGCTGGGCAACCTCCCTGATGACTTTCTCCGCATCCTGCCCCAGCAGCTGGACAGCATACAG GGTAACCCTGGGGCCTCCAAGcctgggagcagagagggaggcctACCCCCTGTGGCTGGGCCTGGGTCCCGGGACCAGGAGAACCGCTGGAAGCAGTACCTGGAGGACGAGAGGATTGCGCTCTTCCTGCAGAACGAGGAGTTCATGAAGGAGCTGCAGCGTAACCGGGACTTCCTTCTGGCCCTGGAGAGAG ATCGTTTGAAATACGAGTCCCAGAAATCCAAATCCAGCAGCAGTGTGGCTGTGGGAAATGACTTGGgctttcctcctcctgccccag GAACCAGTGATGCCAATCCTGCTGTGTCTGAAGATGCCTTATTCAGGGACAAGTTGAAACATATGGGGAAAT CCACCCGGAGGAAGTTGTTCGAGCTGGCCAGGGCCTTCTCCGAGAAGACCAGGATGAGGAAGTCAAAGAGGAAACACTTGTCCAAGCACCAGTC GCTGGGAGCTGCAGTGTCAACGGCTAATCTTCTGGACGACGTGGAGGGCCACACTTGTG aTGAAGACTTCCGTGGAAGGAGGCAGGAAGTGCCCAAGGCGGAGGAAGCCCTAAGGGAAGGACAGTAA
- the MRPS23 gene encoding 28S ribosomal protein S23, mitochondrial isoform X2, which produces MARSRLETVGSVFSRTRDLIRAGVLKEKPLWFDIYDAFPPLREPVFRRPRLRYGKAKAAIQDILYPEDRIRAKFYSAYGSGQKAFDLFNPNFKSTCQQFVEKYIELQKLGETDEEKLFVETGKALLAEGVILRRVGEARTHKEGSHVSWKSEPKDAEPQTVLEKKQPLQEVPQDQHSEASEEQSKGLAPP; this is translated from the exons ATGGCGAGGAGCCGGCTGGAGACCGTGGGGAGCGTTTTCTCGCG GACTCGGGACCTGATTCGGGCTGGAGTGTTGAAGGAGAAGCCCCTTTGGTTTGATATATATGATGCCTTCCCTCCGCTAAGAGAGCCGGTCTTCCGGAGGCCCCGCTTGCGATATGGCAAAGCGAAAGCTGCTATCCAGGACATTTTGTACCCCGAGGATCGGATTAGAGC gaAATTTTATTCAGCCTATGGATCTGGTCAGAAAGCTTTTGATCTGTTCAATCCAAACTTCAAGTCTACCTGTCAACA GTTTGTGGAGAAATACATTGAGCTCCAGAAACTCGGAGAAACAGATGAAGAGAAGTTATTTGTGGAAACAGGGAAGGCTTTATTGGCAGAAGGTGTCATTTTGAGACGAGTAGGAGAAGCAAGGACt CACAAGGAAGGTAGTCACGTTTCCTGGAAATCTGAACCCAAGGATGCCGAACCCCAAACAGTATTGGAAAAAAAACAGCCTCTGCAAGAAGTTCCACAGGACCAGCATTCGGAGGCTTCTGAAGAACAGTCGAAAGGTCTCGCACCTCCCTGA
- the MRPS23 gene encoding 28S ribosomal protein S23, mitochondrial isoform X1, producing the protein MGRAGPPVHFPGRDGDGAKGVERTRQNRRTYPLSIVRTRDLIRAGVLKEKPLWFDIYDAFPPLREPVFRRPRLRYGKAKAAIQDILYPEDRIRAKFYSAYGSGQKAFDLFNPNFKSTCQQFVEKYIELQKLGETDEEKLFVETGKALLAEGVILRRVGEARTHKEGSHVSWKSEPKDAEPQTVLEKKQPLQEVPQDQHSEASEEQSKGLAPP; encoded by the exons atgggCCGCGCTGGGCCACCTGTGCATTTCCCTGGACGCGATGGGGATGGGGCTAAGGGGGTGGAACGCACGCGACAAAACAGAAGGACTTACCCTCTGAGCATTGTTCG GACTCGGGACCTGATTCGGGCTGGAGTGTTGAAGGAGAAGCCCCTTTGGTTTGATATATATGATGCCTTCCCTCCGCTAAGAGAGCCGGTCTTCCGGAGGCCCCGCTTGCGATATGGCAAAGCGAAAGCTGCTATCCAGGACATTTTGTACCCCGAGGATCGGATTAGAGC gaAATTTTATTCAGCCTATGGATCTGGTCAGAAAGCTTTTGATCTGTTCAATCCAAACTTCAAGTCTACCTGTCAACA GTTTGTGGAGAAATACATTGAGCTCCAGAAACTCGGAGAAACAGATGAAGAGAAGTTATTTGTGGAAACAGGGAAGGCTTTATTGGCAGAAGGTGTCATTTTGAGACGAGTAGGAGAAGCAAGGACt CACAAGGAAGGTAGTCACGTTTCCTGGAAATCTGAACCCAAGGATGCCGAACCCCAAACAGTATTGGAAAAAAAACAGCCTCTGCAAGAAGTTCCACAGGACCAGCATTCGGAGGCTTCTGAAGAACAGTCGAAAGGTCTCGCACCTCCCTGA